The genomic DNA TTGGGTAGGGCTGAGAAGAGTTACCGAATAGATAATCTTGAGCGCTGGTTTGCTGAACTTGATCAGTATTTTTCGGATGACTCAAGCCTGCTTCCTCCAATTAATGCGCTTAATAGGCTCTCTACCGGCGCCTTACTGGCCAGCGCCAGAAAAGGAAAAGAGGACAGTCTTCCCCGGCATGATTTTTTTGATTTATGCGATCAAATAACGGTCAACCTTGATGCGGCTAAAAATGGCTTTCTAGGTATGTTGCTCGAGCACTGCCAGCGAAGGCTTCATAGCTTAAAACTGGAGAGCGGCCTAATCTCGTTTGATGACCTGTTGACTGGTGTACGCGACGCCCTTCGACGTCCGAACACAGGGCAAAAATTTGCAGCAGGAGTAGGCCGGAAGTATCCTGTTGCCTTAATAGATGAGTTTCAGGATACAGATCCTGTGCAGTATGAGATTTTTGAAACGATCTACCTGGCCGGTCATGGCCAGGGACTGTTTCTGGTGGGAGATCCCAAACAGGCGATTTATGGATTTCGCGGCGCTGATATCTTTGCCTATTTAGCAGCAGCCAAAGCTCAAGTCGCCAACGTTCATTCGCTGACAGTTAATTGGCGTTCAGAGCCGGGATTGATCAGGGCCTGTAATTGCCTGTTTGAAAAAGATCATCTGCCCCCCTTTATTCTGCCTGACATTGAGTTTAGAAGCGCCGAGGCGCCACCACAGCAAAGAAGAATACTGCAGATCGATTCGGCTCTTTCTGCCCCGATGACGCTGGCCGTTTTTGCCGAGCAGCCTGGTATAGATGAGGCCCGGGAATTTGTCTCTACCTGGCTTGCAAGTCAGATTGCTATCCTGCTTTCCGGTTCATCGGGTAATAAGGCACAATTTGTTGAGCCGTCGGCTGATGGCTCTGTTAAATATACGCCCCTTGCCGCAGCTGATATCGCTGTTTTGGTTCGTAGTCACAAGGAGGGGCAGATTGTTAAAACTGCCCTTGCCGCACAGGGTGTGTCTGCGGTTGTGCAGGCCAGGGAAACTGTTTTTCATGGTCAGGAGGCGCGTGAGATCGAACTTCTTCTTGAGGCGGTGCAGGAGCCTTTTAATGAAAGATGTCTGCGGGCGGCTCTGACGACCAGTCTGCTCGGCGTAACGGCAAAAGACCTGTCTGAGATGGAGGAGAATGAACAATGGGATGAGTGGCTTCAGCGCTTTGCTGATTATAATCATGTCTGGTTGGAGCGCGGTGTCGCGCCCATGCTGTATGAACTTTTTAATAAAGAAAAAAGTTTTGTGCGGATCAGTAAACGTTTTGATAGTGAGCGCCAGTTGACTAATGTTCGGCACTTAGTTGAACTGCTTCAGCAGGCAGAGCATGAGAAGGGGTTGAACCCGCAAGCGCTGATAAAATGGATGAAGGATAATCGGCATGATCCGGATCAAGGAGATGCCAGCCAGATCCGGCTTGAAAGTGATGAGAATCTGGTGCAGATCGTTACTATCCACAAATCGAAAGGGCTGCAATATCCGGTTGTCTTTTGCCCATTTCTTTGGGATTCACGGCTAACCAACCCGAAAACTTCTGACTATGTTGTTTACCATAATGAACAGGGCAGGCTCTCTGTTGATTTTGATACGGCGGATTTCGACGATAATTTATTGATTCAGCAGAGGGAGGAGCTGGCCGAAGAGTTGAGGCTGCTCTATGTGGCAGTTACCAGGGCTCAGCACCGATCTATTATTAACTGGGGCAGGGTGTTTTCCAGGAATAAATGCCGAACAGCAACGTCAGCGCTGCAATACCTGCTTAATGATCTTGCCGGAGAACTTCCCAAAGGCAACAATCTCGTTAAGGCCTTGCAAAGTTTTTTCGAGAGCTACTCTGCTGAACAGTGGCGTGAATTTTTACTCGAGCTACCCACGAGATCTGACGGCTGTATTCAGCTGCTGAACATCAGCGAACAGCCTGAGGTTTTCGCCATTAAACCAGCTCAGACTGTTGAACTTGCACCGGCTAAGGTCTTTACTAAAAACTTTAATTATTCTTCCGGTATTCATAGCTTCTCTTCGTTGCATTCTCATGCCGGCTCGTTTGAGGCGGAAGCACCCGATCATGATCAGAATCACCAGGTAGTTGAAAATCGTATTCCCCCTTCAGCTGAGACCATGGACATGTTTGCCTTCCCGAAGGGGGCCAAGGCCGGCAGTTGCCTGCACGCTATTCTGGAAAAGTTGGATTTTCAGGAGAGTGCTGAAGGTGTAATTGGCGAACTTGTCGAGGAGCAATTAAGCTTTTACGGTTTTGAGCAGACCTGGGGAGCTGTTGTTACAAAATTTCTTACTGAAATGGTTCGGGTAGAACTCGAATGTCAAGCCGGGAATTTCTCACTGAATATGATCAGCCGTAAACAGCGTCTGGATGAGATGGAGTTTCATTACGTTTTGCCGGCCGCATCAGAGTTCAAGCTCCGTGAAATCTTTTACAATGACCAGCATGCCAAACAATCCGGGTCATCTGCCCTTGAAAGTTATATGAAGGGTTTTATTGATTTACTTTTTATCTGGAATGACCAGTTTTACATCGTAGACTATAAATCAAATTTTTTGGGAAATTCGCACACAGATTATCAGCGTGATTTGCTTAAACCAGTTATGGAAACAGCTGGCTACGACCTGCAGTACCGAATTTACACGATTGCTCTGCATCGGTATTTATCAACCCGTTTACCTGGGTACTCCTATGAGAAACATTTCGGTGGGGTCTATTA from Desulfobulbaceae bacterium includes the following:
- the recB gene encoding exodeoxyribonuclease V subunit beta, translated to SRAETLMTVERLNPVHIPLNGVHLIEASAGTGKTYSITGLYVRLLIEEQLRSEEILVVTYTEAACKELRDAIRSRVSDAFRLCKGRQEGEQDGCINDSFLEELFDNYEKQGKDFSRLSSLLRLAITEFDLSAIYTIHGFCMRVLQDYAFETAFPFETEFVENDSQLLQQIIDDYWLENSPRWHPLFAAYLCHSKWFPDTLITLIAKLLKIVMVAGPEAISFSSRLDPYTIDGVALSRLAELWAAKRQILVDMLESSAALGRAEKSYRIDNLERWFAELDQYFSDDSSLLPPINALNRLSTGALLASARKGKEDSLPRHDFFDLCDQITVNLDAAKNGFLGMLLEHCQRRLHSLKLESGLISFDDLLTGVRDALRRPNTGQKFAAGVGRKYPVALIDEFQDTDPVQYEIFETIYLAGHGQGLFLVGDPKQAIYGFRGADIFAYLAAAKAQVANVHSLTVNWRSEPGLIRACNCLFEKDHLPPFILPDIEFRSAEAPPQQRRILQIDSALSAPMTLAVFAEQPGIDEAREFVSTWLASQIAILLSGSSGNKAQFVEPSADGSVKYTPLAAADIAVLVRSHKEGQIVKTALAAQGVSAVVQARETVFHGQEAREIELLLEAVQEPFNERCLRAALTTSLLGVTAKDLSEMEENEQWDEWLQRFADYNHVWLERGVAPMLYELFNKEKSFVRISKRFDSERQLTNVRHLVELLQQAEHEKGLNPQALIKWMKDNRHDPDQGDASQIRLESDENLVQIVTIHKSKGLQYPVVFCPFLWDSRLTNPKTSDYVVYHNEQGRLSVDFDTADFDDNLLIQQREELAEELRLLYVAVTRAQHRSIINWGRVFSRNKCRTATSALQYLLNDLAGELPKGNNLVKALQSFFESYSAEQWREFLLELPTRSDGCIQLLNISEQPEVFAIKPAQTVELAPAKVFTKNFNYSSGIHSFSSLHSHAGSFEAEAPDHDQNHQVVENRIPPSAETMDMFAFPKGAKAGSCLHAILEKLDFQESAEGVIGELVEEQLSFYGFEQTWGAVVTKFLTEMVRVELECQAGNFSLNMISRKQRLDEMEFHYVLPAASEFKLREIFYNDQHAKQSGSSALESYMKGFIDLLFIWNDQFYIVDYKSNFLGNSHTDYQRDLLKPVMETAGYDLQYRIYTIALHRYLSTRLPGYSYEKHFGGVYYLFLRGMNPQCGTEFGVYFDRPAWTEIEQINAQLLNA